From Anopheles darlingi chromosome 2, idAnoDarlMG_H_01, whole genome shotgun sequence, the proteins below share one genomic window:
- the LOC125950987 gene encoding LOW QUALITY PROTEIN: serine proteinase stubble (The sequence of the model RefSeq protein was modified relative to this genomic sequence to represent the inferred CDS: inserted 1 base in 1 codon; deleted 1 base in 1 codon), with protein MAMLATTLATMVNMVLALVRVLLVATLLVSYALPTDGGQRRSAPALIDSGVRGAAAASRILPVGGGGLQATTKLRPVGKQQQQPATTSSGGTNNNNNDDDDDDDDDDEEDYFDFGFDDDDDDDDDDDESEEEEEEXRRRGRNGGTGGWAHQAPVLETSTTRARLLSDAAFNKISETLGALNTVGRYIVNITKGQEASAITQVDPDTKETVPEALLTLTKTVLGQNITKSFEPLIKRVGAPGESDGTAVDTVTSGPLLLVSTTISTTKDGVLEPVANRSTVEPVHAVAQRKEDNELHLVGESGVGGAPAPVQATGTVVSEQKKKKKKKKKNKVKRKDPAHQEVRPTSTSTTTRRPEPAQPSNKIIESTKDNENRCRTPDGRPGRCEDLSTCPGLLLDLSHLRESLCFKSLFVPGVCCPISSPNTQQVTPKPTAPVRPATVAPSLVLAPVTKPTTTTTTPTTKRPLVPVYTVAQDLDGALLSATLKPLDNIIDPDDCGQQEYSSGRIVGGIEAPTGQWPWMAAIFLHGTKRTEFWCGGSLIGTKYILTAAHCTRDSRQRPFAARQFTVRLGDIDLSTDGEPSAPVTYKVTEVRAHPRFSRVGFYNDIALLVLDRPVRKSKYVIPVCLPGPNLPSKERLAGRRATVVGWGTTYYGGKESTKQQQATLPVWRNEDCNRAYFQPITEIFLCAGFSEGGVDACQGDSGGPLMMLVEARWTQVGVVSFGNKCGEPGYPGVYTRISEYMEWIRENTKK; from the exons ATGGCGATGCTggcgacgacgctggcgacgatGGTAAACATGGTGCTGGCGCTAGTTCGAG tgctgctggtggccacgcTGCTCGTCTCGTACGCCCTGCCCACCGATGGAGGACAACGCagatcggcaccggcactaaTTGACTCCGGGGTTAGAG gagcagcagcggcctcgCGAATACTAccggtaggtggtggtgggctgcaGGCAACCACGAAGCTGCGCCCGGttggcaaacagcaacagcaaccggccaccacctcctccggtggcaccaacaacaacaacaacgacgacgacgatgatgacgacgatgacgacgaggaggattatttcgatttcgggttcgacgacgacgatgacgacgatgacgatgatgatgaatcggaggaagaggaggaag gaagacgaaggggAAGAAACGGAGGTACCGGAGGTTGGGCCCACCAG GCACCGGTACTGGAAACGAGCACAACCCGTGCCCGGTTACTGTCGGATGCGGCATTTAACAAAATCTCCGAAACGCTCGGTGCCTTGAATACCGTCGGTCGGTACATTGTGAACATTACGAAGGGCCAGGAGGCGAGCGCGATCACGCAGGTTGATCCCGACACGAAGGAAACGGTCCCGGAAGCCCTCCTGACGCTCACCAAAACCGTGCTCGGACAGAACATAACGAAATCCTTCGAACCGTTGATCAAACGCGTTGGTGCGCCCGGTGAGTCCGATGGCACCGCCGTGGATACCGTCACGTCCGGACCATTGCTACTGGTGTCAACGACCATCTCCACGACTAAGGACGGAGTCCTCGAGCCAGTGGCTAACCGATCTACCGTGGAGCCGGTCCACGCCGTAGCCCAACGGAAGGAGGACAACGAGCTTCACCTGGTTGGGGAgtctggtgttggtggcgcacCGGCGCCCGTTCAGGCCACCGGCACTGTCGTTtcggagcagaagaagaagaagaaaaagaagaagaagaacaaggtGAAGCGGAAGGATCCGGCCCACCAGGAGGTACGGCCAACatcgaccagcaccacaacgCGACGTCCGGAACCGGCGCAACCAAGCA ACAAGATCATCGAATCGACGAAGGACAACGAAAATCGTTGCCGAACTCCCGATGGTCGGCCGGGGCGCTGCGAGGATCTCAGTACCTGtccggggctgctgctggatttgAGTCACCTGCGGGAGTCACTCTGCTTCAAGAGTCTGTTCGTGCCGGGTGTTTGCTGTCCGATCAGTAGCCCAAACACACAGCAGGTCACCCCGAAACCGACGGCCCCAGTACGACCGGCAACGGTCGCCCCAAGTTTGGTGTTGGCTCCGGTCACAAAAccgacgactacgactacgacgcCAACAACGAAACGTCCACTCGTACCCGTCTACACGGTCGCACAGGACTTGGATGGTGCGTTGCTGTCGGCGACACTGAAACCACtcgacaacatcatcgatccggACGATTGTGGTCAGCAGGAGTACTCGTCGGGAAGGATTGTCGGTGGTATCGAGGCACCAACGGGGCAGTGGCCCTGGATGGCGGCCATCTTTCTGCACGGTACCAAGCGGACCGAGTTCTGGTGCGGTGGCTCACTGATCGGTACGAAGTACATTCTAACGGCGGCTCATTGTACGCGCGATTCCCGGCAGCGACCGTTTGCTGCGCGTCAGTTTACCGTCCGGTTGGGTGATATCGATCTGTCGACGGACGGAGAACCGTCGGCACCGGTCACTTATAAGGTGACGGAAGTGCGGGCACATCCGCGGTTCTCGCGCGTTGGTTTCTACAACGATAttgcgctgctggtgttggatAGGCCGGTGCGCAAATCGAAGTACGTCATACCGGTGTGTTTGCCGGGACCGAATCTGCCGTCGAAGGAGCGTCTTGCTG GTCGTCGAGCGACGGTGGTTGGCTGGGGAACGACCTATTACGGGGGCAAGGAGTCAacgaaacagcagcaagcgacgCTACCGGTTTGGCGTAACGAGGACTGTAATCGGGCATATTTCCAGCCGATTACGGaaatttttttgtgtgctggCTTCTCGGAGGGGGGTGTAGATGCCTGTCAGGGGGATTCGGGAGgaccgctgatgatgctggtagAGGCCCGCTGGACCCAGGTCGGGGTCGTTTCGTTCGGTAACAAGTGCGGCGAGCCCGGCTACCCCGGTGTCTACACGCGGATCAGCGAGTACATGGAGTGGATAAGGGAGAACACCAAGAAGTAG